A window of Microbacterium sp. BK668 genomic DNA:
GAGGACGACATCAACTGGGAGGACGTGTCGACCGTCGGCGCGCAGAAGTTCCTTTCGCGCGCGTGGCGGATCGCGAAGGACGTCACCAGCGCTCCGGAGGTCGTGTGGGCCGAGGGCGACCAGGCCCTCCGCCGCGTGACGCACCGCCTGCTCGCCGACGCGCCCGGCCTGATCGAGCAGACGAAGTTCAACGTCGTCGTGGCGCGCCTCATGGAGCTCGTGAACGCGACACGCAAGACGATCGATTCAGGCGCCGGCTCCGCCGATCCCGCCGTCCGCGAGGCCGCTGAGGTCGTGGCGATGATCCTCGACCTCTTCGCGCCGCACACCGCGGAGGAGATGTGGGAGACGCTGGGCTACCAGCCCTTCGTCGGTCTCGTGCCGTGGCGGCAGGCCGACCCGATGCTCCTGGTCGAGGAGTCCGTGACGGCTGTCGTGCAGATCGACGGAAAGGTGCGCGCGACCCTCGAGGTGCCCGCGCGCATCGACGCCGACGCGCTCGAGGCGCTCGCCCGCGGCAACGACCGGGTGCAGCGCGCCCTGGGCGAGCGCGAGATCGTCCGGGCCATCGTGCGCCCGCCGAAGGTCGTCAGCTTCAGCACGCGCTGAGCCGTCGGGCGGGTCGGCCGCGTCGGCCGGGTCGGGCGCGCCGGCCGGGTCGGGCGCGTCGGCCGCGTCGGCCGCTGAGCTCTCCTCCCCAGTGCGGGGCTTGTGGCGTGCCGTGCACACCATCCGCGCCCCGGCGACCGCCGGTCGTTCGCGCGGCCTAGCGTCGCCGAGGTGACGACGGGCGACGACACGGGCCGCGACCGTCGGCGCCTCGGCGTCGGCGCCGCCATCGTCGTCGTACTCGTGACGCTGGCGATCACGGTGGGCGTCGGTATCCTGAGGGGTGCCGGTGCCCCCGTCCAGGAGGTTCCGGTCGACAGCCCGGTGGCGACGGATGCCGCCGCCGAGGCATCCGTCTTCGTCCATGTCTCGGGAGCGGTCGCTGCTCCCGGTCTCTACGTGCTGGCCGACCATGCGCGCGTCGTCGATGCGATCGCCGCCGCGGGCGGCTTCACCGACGGAGCGGATGAGGCGGCCGTCAATCTCGCGCGTCCGCTGAGCGACGGCGAGCAGCTGGTCGTACCGGTCGTCGGCGCCGAGCCGGCGCCGGGCGAGGTCGGCACGGGTTCGGTGCCGGCCGGCGACGGACGCGTGAACCTCAACACAGCGGACGCGGGCGAGCTCGACACGCTGCCCCGCATCGGTCCTGCCATGGCGGAGCGGATCATCCAGTGGCGGAAGGCGAACGGCGGATTCACGAGCGTCGAGGACCTGCTCGCCGTGCCGGGGATCGGGGACAGGATGCTCGAGGCGCTGAGGGACCTGGTGACGGTGTGACAGTCTCGCCCGCGGCCCGGCGGAGGCTCAGGCGGCTGCGTCTTCTCGCCGTCGCCGGGTGGGCGTGGAGCGTCGCGATCGTCGCCACGCTGGCACCTGCCATGGCCGGATTCCTCGCGCTGGCCGGCTGGGCGATCACGGCCGGCACCGTCGCACTCATCCCGCGCCGGCACGGGACGGCGCTCGTCGCGCTCGTGCTGGCGCTTGCCGCGGGATCGGCCGTCGCCTCGCATGTCGCGCTGGCCGAGCCCGCGCGCGACGACCTGCGCTCGGTCGTGGGCGGCGGGCGCGCCATCGAGGTGACCGCGACCGTCGTGGGCAAGGTCGAGCAGCGAGCGTCGCGGGAGCTGGCCTTCGACGCCGTCGTGACGATCGTCCGGGCGGGGCGCGCGGATGTCCCCGGACATGACCTCCCGATCGGCATCCGCGTGCATCCGGAAGAGGTCGAGGGCCTCGCGGAGCTCGACGTGGGTGCGATCGTCGTCGCGGCGGGAAGCACACGAGCGACGGATGCCGGCGAGCGGGCCGTCGTGGATCTCCTCGCCGGCCGCGGCGTCGCGGTCGTCCAGCCTCCCGTCGGCCTCCTCGCGGCAGCCGGCGCGCTGCGCCACGGCCTGACCGCCGCCGCGGAGGGGCTGCCGGAACCGGGCGGAGGCCTCCTCCCCGGTCTCGCCGTCGGCGACACGACCCTCGTCGAGCCGTCTCTCGACGAGGCGATGACATCGTCCTCGCTCTCCCACCTCACCGCGGTGTCCGGCGCGAACTGCGCCCTCGTGGTGGGCACCGCGTTCGCCGCAGCCGCCTTGGCGGGAGCGTCGCGCGGCGTCCGCATCGCCGCGTCGATGGCGGCTCTCGGCGGCTTCGTCGTGCTCGTCACACCTGAGCCGAGCGTGTCGCGGGCGGCGGTCATGGCCGCCGTCGCCATGCTCGCCGTCGCCCTCGGACGCCCCGCCGTGGGGATCTCGGTGCTCTCGCTCGCGGTCACGGTGCTGCTCATCGGCGACCCGTGGCTGGCGACCTCGCTGGGATTCGCGCTGTCCGCCGTCGCGACCGCATCGCTTCTCCTGCTCGCACGACCGCTCGCGTCCGGACTGGAGAGGTGGATGCCGCGCTCGCTCGCCCTGGGGCTGTCGGTGCCGATCGCGGCCCAGCTGGCGTGCGGGCCGCTGCTGGTGCTCATCGACCCGACCGTCCCGCTGTACGGCGTGGTGGCCAATCTGCTCGCGGCTCCCGCCGCTCCCGCCGCGACGGTCGTGGGGCTCGCCGCCTGCCTCGCTCTGTCGATCCCGGTCCTCCAATCGGGGCTCGCAGCGATCGCCTGGGTGCCGTCGGCCTGGATCGCCGCAACCGCGCACACGTTCGCCGACGTGCCCGGCGGAGCCTTGCCGTGGCTCGAGGGTTGGCCCGGCGCACTCGCCCTCGCGGGACTCGGCGCGGTGGGCGCCGTTCTCACGCTGCGACGCGTGCCACCGGCGCTGCGCACCGTCTCCGCACTCCTCGCGGCGGCCGTCGTGGGCGTGCTCACCGGCAGCTCTGCGCTCGGCACGGTGGCCGGGCCGCTGACCCTTCCCGCGAACTGGACGATCCTCGCGTGCGACGTGGGGCAGGGGGATGCGGTGCTCATCCGCTCGGCGGGGGAGGTCGCGCTCATCGACACGGGACCGGAGCCGGAGGCCCTGAGCGGATGCCTCGACCGCGCCGGGGTCGGACGGTTGGACCTGCTCGTCCTGACGCACTTCGACCTCGATCACGCGGGCGGCTCGGCCGCCGTGATCGGCCGCGTCGCCCACGTCCGTCACGGACCTCCCACGTCGGCGGCCGACGAGGCCCTGCTGCGGGACTTCGACAGCGCCGGCGCGAGCGTCGCCCCGGCCGTCGCGGGAGAGCACGGCGGTCTCGGTGCCGCGCAGTGGCGGATCCGCTGGCCGCCCGCCGGAAGCAGGGCCTTCCCGGGCGGAAACGACGCGAGCGTGGTGGTCGACATCGCGGGAGGTGGTGTGCCGCACGCGCTGTTCCTCGGCGACCTGTCCGCGTCCCCTCAGCGCGGGCTTGCGGCATCCGGAACCCTTCGACCTCCGTACGAGGTCGTGAAGGTGGCTCATCACGGCAGCGCCGATCAGGCGCCGGAGCTGTACGAGCGCATCGATCCCGCCGTCGCGCTCGTGACGGTGGGGTCGGACAACGGCTACGGCCATCCGAGACGCGAGACGCTCGACCTGCTCGCCGATCTGGGCGCTGTCCTGGCCCGCACCGATGACCAGGGAATGCTGGCGCTGTGGCACGAGAGCAGCGGAGCGGTGGCCGTGTGGCGGGAGCGGGGCGACGTCAGCACCGCTGATTAGGCTGTATGCATGGCGACGAGTTCGAGACGGGCCGCTCCGGCGAAGGTCCGCAGCGCCATCCCTCAGCTGCCGTGGCGGAATCCGCAGCCGGCGCCGATCGTCCTGGTCTCAGGCCCCGAAGAGGTCTGCGCCGAGCGAGCGATCTCGACGCTGCGGGACTACCTCCGGGCGGAGGATCCCAGCCTCGAGGTCTCCGATGTCCGCGCCGACGACTACGCCTCCGGAACCCTGCTGTCGGTCACCTCGCCGTCGCTGTTCGGTGAGCCGCGCCTGGTCCGGGTCTCGGGTGTCGAGAAGTGCTCGGACTCCTTCCTCGCCGAGGCGATCTCATACCTCGCGGCGCCGCAGGAGGGAGCGACCGTCGTGCTCCGACACACCGGAGCGACGGTTCGCGGCAAGAAGCTGCTCGACGCGATCCGCGCCGGCACGGGCGGCGGTGTCGAGATCGCCTGCCCCGCCGTCAAGCGCGACAGCGATCGCTTCGACTTCGCGGCCGGCGAGTTCCAGGCCGCGAAGAAGCGCATCGCGCCCATCGCCCTCCGCACCCTCGTGTCGGCGTTCGCCGATGACCTCACCGAGCTCGCGGCCGCCTGTCAGCAGCTCGTCGCCGACGTGCCCGGTGACATCACCGAGCAGGTCGTCGAGCGCTACTACGGAGGGCGGGTGGAGACCTCGGCCTTCACGGTCGCCGACACGGCCATCGCGGGCCGCTACGGCGACGCCCTCATCGCGCTGAGGCACGCGCTCGCCTCGGGGGCGGATCCGGTGCCGCTCGTGGCGGCGATCGCGATGAAGCTGCGGACGATGGCGCGGGTCGCGGGCAGTCGCGAGTCGTCGGTCGCCGTCGCATCGCGGCTCGGGCTGAAGGACTGGCAGGTCGACCGGGCCCGTCGCGATCTGGTCGGGTGGTCCGAGTACTCGCTGGGCATGGCTATCCAGGCCGCCGCCCGTGCCGACGCGGAGGTGAAGGGCGCCTCGCGCGACCCGGTGTTCTCGCTCGAACGCCTTGTGACGGTCATCGCGACGCGAGCGCCGTACGGCTCCTGACCCGCGATCCGCGGAGCTGCAGCATCCGTTCCCCCCGCAGATCAGCAGGGTCGGGCTCCGGGGCGTGAGACATGGCCTCACAGGGCGCGACTCGGACCCGCGCGCTCGACTCGGACCCGCGCGCTCGACTCGATGCGGCGGCGGCGAACGACGAAGGCCCGCCCCTGACGGGACGGGCCTTCGTGCGACGTGCTCAGCGACTCAGAGCGCCGCGACCTGCTTCGAGATCGCCGACTTGCGGTTCGCCGCCTGGTTCCGGTGGATGACGCCCTTGCTCACGGCCTTGTCGAGCTTGCGGGTCGCCTTCGAGAGCGACTTCTCGGCAGCGGCCTTGTCACCGGCTGCGATCGCCTCGCGGGTCTGGCGGACGAGCGTCTTCAGCTCGCTCTTGACGGCCTTGTTGCGCTCGTGCGCCTTCTCGTTGGTCTTGTTGCGCTTGATCTGCGACTTGATGTTCGCCACGTGTCGACGTTCTTTCGTTCGGAGGAATTCGGATGACTGCCGGCCAGCGGTAGAGGGGCGCCTCCGGCGCGCGCAGGGTGGGACCCACGCGCAAACCAATCACCGAGTCTATCAGGGAAAGCCTCCTCACCCGAACCGCGCCTCAGCCGCCTGCTGACGCGCTCCCCGAAGCCTCGAGCGTCGCCAGCGCCAGCTCGAGGACGGCGTTGAAGACCTCGGGACGCATCACCGTGACGTGATGCGTGGTCCGCGGCACAACGATGAGCTCGGCCTGGGGAGCCACCCGCAGGAAGAGCCGCTCGCTGACGCGGAGCTGGTCGTACTGCCCGTTGACGAACCACAGCGGCACGTCGATCCGACCGAGCGCCGCGAGCAGATCGAGGACCGAGAGGCTGCGAAGGGCCACGTCCTGCGCGTCCAGGGCGTAGCCGCCCGCGCCGAAGTCGGCGCGGGTCTCCGCCGGCAGGATGCGGTCGAGCATCCGATCGGTGAGCCACATCCCGCGGTCAGGGAGCGAATCGAAGCCGCGCGCGAGCATGCGATAGGCGGCGAGGCCCACCCCGCGCGGGACGGCCGTGCAGGAGACCGCGATGAAGCCGGCGACGGGGGGCGGGATCTCGGCGCCGACGTACTCGATGCCCAGCAGTCCGCCCATCGAATGGCCCGACAGCAGCACCGGACCTTGCTCGGCGGCCGCCCGGACGGCCTCGTCGATGGTGGCGAAGGCGCCGTCGAGGGTGAAGTCCTCGGCCCTCCGGCTGCCGTGTCCGGGAAGATCGACCGCCGTCACCGGATTGCCGCGCCGCTCGAGATGCTCCACCTGCGCGCGCCACATGGTCGCCGACGTCCGGATGCCGTGCACGAGCACCACCTGGACTGTCATGGAGCCACACTACGGGCCCTGCGACGTCGGCGCCCGAGACCGGATCGGCACCGGCGGACGAGTTCTGGGATGCCTCTGCCCGAGGCATCCCAGTCGTCGCCGTCGTACGGATCCGGAGCAGCTCACCGCCCGTCCCGGCGCCATAGAGTGGGCCGCATGCCACGCCTCGCGGACCACATCCTCGGCATGCCGGGCTCCGGTGTCCGGCACATCCTCGAGCAGGCGCTGCGACTGGACGACGCGATCATCCTCGCCGTCGGCGAGCCGGGGGAGGAGCCTGCGCCGGCGATCCGGGAAGCAGCGGCGGCGGCCTGGCGGGAGGGGCACGTCCGCTACGGCCCCAACGGGGGCATCGCGCCGCTGCGCCGCGCGATCGTCGACCGGCTCGACCAGGCGAACGGCGTGCGGGTCGACGTGGAGCAGGTCTGGGTGACCGTCGGCGCCACGCAGGCGCTGCACCAGGCGATGAGCCTCACGCTCGCGCCCGGCGACGAGGTGCTCGTGCCGGACCCCGGCTATACGACCTTCACGATGAACGCCCACATGCTGGCCGCCGTGCCCGTTCCCTACGCACTGAGCCCCGAGAGGGGCTTCCAGCCCGACCTGGCCCAGCTCGAGGCCCTCGTCACCGACCGCACGCGGCTGCTCATCGTCAACTCGCCGTCGAATCCGCTCGGGTCGACCTTCGAGCCGTCGACGATCCAGGCACTGCTCGACTTCGCTGCACGGCACGACCTGTGGGTGCTCAGCGACGAGTGCTACGAGGCCTTCACCTACGGCATCCCGCACGTGAGCCCCGCCTCGCTCGACGCCGACGACCGCGTCTTCTCGGTCTTCTCGACGTCGAAGACGTACGCCATGACGGGTGCGCGCGTCGGATGGCTCGTGACGCCGAGAGGCTTCTCGGCGACCATGCTGCGCGTGCAGGAGTCCGCCATCTCGTGCGTCGACATGCCCGCGCAGCACGCGGCGCTGGAAGCGATCACGGGTTCCCAGGACCACGTGCGCGCGGCGGCCGCGCACTACCGCGAGAACCTCGTCGCCGCGACGGCGCTCCTCGACGAGCGCGGGCTGACGTACCTCGCCCCGACGGGGGCCTTCTACCTCTGGATCGACGTCTCGCACGCGACGGACGGGGATGTCGCGGCCTGGGCCGAGCGATTCCTCCACGAGCACCGGGTCGCCGTGGCACCGGGCAGCGCCTTCGGCCGCACGGGTGAGGGATGGATCCGCGTCTGCTGCGCGGCGCGCCGCGACGACCTGCTGGAGGGCCTCGGGCGACTGCCCGCACCCGGGGCATGAACGGCCCGGGCGCAGGGCATGAACGGCCCGGGCGCGGGGCCGCCCGCCGGTAGACTGAGCCGGATATGTCCCCGCGCGCCCTGAAGCCCCTCGAGCCGTCCGCCACGGCTCCCGAGGCGATCCGCAACTTCTGCATCATCGCCCACATCGACCATGGCAAGTCGACCCTCGCCGACCGCATGCTGCAGATCACCGGCGTCGTCGCGGAGCGCGACATGCGCGCCCAGTACCTGGACCGCATGGACATCGAGCGTGAGCGCGGCATCACGATCAAGAGCCAGGCCGTGCGCATGCCGTGGGGCGCCGTCGACCCCGCCACGGGCTCGGCGACCACGTTCGCGCTGAACATGATCGACACCCCCGGCCACGTCGACTTCACGTACGAGGTCTCACGCTCGCTCGCGGCATGCGAGGGCGCCATCCTCCTCGTCGACGCGGCACAGGGCATCGAGGCGCAGACGCTCGCGAACCTCTACCTCGCTCTCGAGAACGACCTGCACATCATCCCGGTCCTCAACAAGATCGACCTCCCCGCCGCCGACCCCGACCGGTTCGCGAAGGAGCTGGCGAACCTCATCGGCGGCGACCCGGACGACGTGCTGCGCGTGAGCGGCAAGACCGGGCAGGGTGTCGAGGAGCTGCTCGACCGGATCGTGCGCGACATCCCGAGCCCGAAGGGGAACGCGGACGCCCCGGCGCGCGCCATGATCTTCGACTCCGTCTACGACGCCTACCGCGGGGTCGTGACCTACGTCCGCATGGTCGACGGCAAGCTCGAGCCGCGCGAGCGCATCCAGATGATGTCGACGAGGGCGACGCACGAGCTGCTCGAGATCGGGGTCTCGAGCCCGGAGCCGACCCCGACGAGGGGCCTCGGCGTCGGCGAGGTGGGCTACCTCATCACCGGCGTCAAGGACGTGCGCCAGTCGAAGGTGGGCGACACGATCACCAACCAGCGGAAGCCGGCGTCGGAGGCTCTCGCCGGCTACACCGACCCCAAGCCGATGGTCTTCTCCGGGATCTACCCGATCGACGGCAGCGACTACGCCGACCTCCGCGAAGCACTCGACAAGCTGAAGCTCTCGGACGCCTCGCTCCAATACGAGCCCGAGACGTCGGTGGCGCTCGGCTTCGGCTTCCGCTGCGGCTTCCTCGGCCTGCTCCACCTCGAGATCATCACCGAGCGCCTCTCGCGAGAGTTCGACCTCGACCTCATCACGACGGCGCCGAGCGTCATCTACGAGGTGCTCACCGACACGGGGGAGCACGTCACCGTGACCAACCCCAGCGAGTACCCGGACGGGCGCGTCGCCTCGGTGTCCGAGCCCGTCGTCAAGGCGGCGATCCTCCTGCCGAAGGACTACGTCGGCACTGTCATGGAGCTCTGCCAGGGCCGGCGCGGCCAGCTGCTGGGCATGGAGTACTTCAGCGAGGAGCGCGTGGAGCTGCGCTACAACATGCCGCTCGGCGAGATCGTGTTCGACTTCTTCGATCAGCTCAAGAGCCGCACCCAGGGCTACGCGAGTCTCGACTACGAGCCCGCAGGCTCGCAGGAAGCGGATCTCGTCAAGGTCGACATCCTGCTCCAGGGCGACAAGGTGGATGCCTTCAGCTCGATCGTCCACCGAGACAAGGCTTACGCCTACGGCACGATGATGACCGAGCGCCTGCGCAAGCTCATCCCGCGCCAGCAGTTCGAAGTGCCGATCCAGGCCGCCATCGGCGCGCGCATCATCGCGCGCGAGAACATCCGGGCCATGCGCAAGGACGTCCTCGCCAAGTGCTACGGCGGCGACATCACGCGGAAGCGGAAGCTCCTCGAGAAGCAGAAGGAGGGCAAGAAGCGCATGAAGATGGTCGGCCGCGTCGAGGTCCCCCAGGAGGCGTTCATCGCCGCCCTCTCAGGGGATGTCGAGGGCAAGCAGAAGTAGCCTGGAACACATGCGCCGCGGAACGTTCAAGGACGAGACCGTCGACTACGCCGCCGTCGGGGCGACGCAGGCGCCGGACCTCATGCAGTACCCGCCGGAGCGCAGCACTCCCGCCGAGGAGTCCTGGCGCCTGGGCAGCGGCGAGACGCGCTTCCGGTCGGCGAGCGAAGCACTGCTGTCGTGGGTGGCCCAGAAGGGCGCCGGTCTCACGGTCAAGGACGTTCGTCCGGCATCCGGTCCCATGTACTCGGGGGTCAGCTTCGACGCGGAGGGGAACCCCGTCGCGCCGAGCAGCAGCGAGGTCGAACAGCGCTTCGATGCCGACGGGACCCCCTTCGTCGCGGCCGGCACGACGATCGTCGTGGAGGGGCGGGTCCAGGGCTGCAACGCCGACGGCGAGCTGCGCGTCATCTTCGCGATCGAGGAGCCGCGCCGCGTCGGCTTCGCGCTCGGGACGGTCGGCGGATCGGTGGTCAGCGGCGAGGAGTCGTTCATGATCGAGTGGCACGAGAACGACGAGGTGTGGTTCACCGTGCGCGCCTTCGACCGTCCGGTCTCGCTCCTGTACCGGGTGCTGCCGGCGCTCGTGCGGCGCCGCCGTCGCGAGCTGTTCACGCGCTACCTGCGGGCCATCTCGCCGCTGTACGCGACCCCCGCCTGATGGGCTCGGCCCTTCCGATCGGCGAGGCCGCTCCCGCGGACGGAGCGCTCCCCGCCGAGGTCCGCGCGGATCCCGACACGCCGTTCGGGGTCTACCTGCACGTGCCCTTCTGCCGCGTGCGCTGCGGCTATTGCGACTTCAACACCTACACCTCCGGCGAGCTGCGCGGCGCGCGGCAGGACGAGTACGCCGACACCCTCCTGCAGGAGGTGGCGCTCGCCGAGCGCGTGCTCGCGGATTCCGGCCCGCTCCGGCCCGCCGCGACCGTGTTCTTCGGCGGCGGGACGCCGACCCTCCTGCCGCCCGGCGATCTCGGGCGCATGCTCGACGGCGTGCGCTCCGCGTTCGGCATCCAGCCGGACGCGGAGGTGACGGTCGAGGCGAATCCCGACACGGTCACCGACTCGGTCGCGGCCGAGCTCGCGGCATCCGGCGTCACGCGCCTGTCGATCGGCATGCAGTCCTCGGTCCCGCATGTCCTCCGCGCGCTCGACCGGACCCACGACCCCCTCAACGTCGCATCCGCCGTCGCCGCTGCGCGCGCGAGCGAGCTGGACGTGAGCCTGGACCTCATCTACGGCGCCCCGGGCGAGTCCCTCGTCGACTGGCGGCGATCGCTCGAGACGGCGATCGCCCTCGAGCCCGACCACGTCTCGGCGTACGCGCTCATCATCGAGGACGGGACCAAGCTCGCCCGCCAGATCCGTCGCGGCGAGGTGCCGGCCCCGGACGACGACCTGCAGGCCGACATGTACGAGCTCGCGGACGAGCTTCTGGCCGCAGGGGGCTACGACTGGTACGAGGTCTCCAACTGGTCCACGCATGCGCGGCACCGTTCCCGCCACAACCTCGCGTACTGGCAGGGTCACGACTGGTGGGGCTTCGGCCCCGGGGCCCACAGTCATGTCGGCGGCGTCCGGTTCTGGAACGTGAAGCACCCGGCTGCCTACGCGCAGCGACTCGCGCTCGGCGAGTCTCCCGCGGCAGGACGGGAGCGACCGGATGCCGCGGCCCGCGCCCTCGAGAGCGTGCTGCTGCGCACCCGCATCCGGGAGGGCATGCCGATCGCCGACCTTCTCGGCGAGGGCCGTCATGCGGTCGCGACCCTCATCGCCGACGGGCTCATCGAAGGCCCCGCCGCGCTCCGCGGGCGGATCGTCCTCACCCGGCGCGGGCGGCTTCTCGCCGACGCCGTCGTGCGCGCGCTGACCGACTGATCCGGCCGGGGCGCGGCATCCCGGTCCGCCCCGTTCGAATCGGATAGAATTGGCACTCCGATCTGGAGAGTGCCAGCCAAGGCGATTCGGCGTGAGGAGGGCGGGATGGTCACGGACCGTGGACTCCAGGTGCTGCGGGCCATCGTGCAGGACTATGTCGACACGCACGAGCCCGTCGGCAGCAAGTCGATCGTCGAGCGGCACTCGTTCGGCGTCTCGGCGGCGACCATCCGCAACGACATGGCTCTGCTCGAGGACGAAGAGCTCATCACCGCGCCGCACACGTCGTCGGGACGCGTCCCCACCGACAAGGGCTATCGCGTCTTCGTCGACCATCTCGCAGAGCTCCGCCCGCTGACCCCGGCGCAGCGCCACGCCATCGCGTCCTTCCTCGACGGGCCCGGGGACCTCGACGATCTGCTCGTGCGCACGGTCCGAGCGCTCACGCAGCTGACGGGGCAGGTCGCGATCGTGCAGTACCCCTCGTTCGCGCAGGCCAGCGTCTCGCATGTCGAGCTCGTTCCCCTCGAAGGCGGTCGGCTCATCGTGATCCTGGTGACCGACACGGGACGGGTCTCGCAGCGGCTCGTCTTCGTCCGCGCGGAACTCGGCGACGACGTCATGACCCGCGCCCGGGTCACCGTCGGCGACCTCATCGTCGGCCGGCACGTCCGGGAGGGGTCTCAGCGCGTCGAGGAGTACCTGACGGCCGCGCAGGACGGCGCGACCACCCGCGACGAGGCGATCCTCGCGATCGTTCGGCACGTCGCCGACGAGCTCGAGGAGTTCCGCCAGGACCGCCTCGTCCTCGCCGGCGCAGCTAACCTCGCGCGCCGCGAGGCGGACTTCCGGGGCAGCATCTACCCCCTCCTCGAAGCCATCGAGGAGCAGGTGACCCTCCTCCGGCTCATGAGCGAGATGGTGGCCGACAGCCACGGCCTCGCGACCAGCATCGGCCGCGAGAACGAGGCGTTCGGGCTGGCCGAGGCATCCGTCCTCGCCAGTGACTACGACGCGACCGGAGCGCGGGCCCGGGTGGGCCTCCTGGGCCCGACGCGCATGGACTATCCGAGCAACCTGGCGACGGTGCGGGCGGTGGCCCGCTACCTGAGCCGCATGCTCGACGACGACGAGAACGCCCGCTGAGGCGCGGCGGAACCAGACGATCCCGTGCACGGCGCGGGCAGGAAGGCGACTGTGGCTGACCACTACGAGGTCCTCGGCGTCTCGCGGGACGCGACGCCGGACGAGATCAAGAAGGCGTACCGCAGGCTCGCGCGCGAGCTGCACCCGGATGTCAACCCCGGCGAGGAGGCCTCGGAGCGCTTCAAGCTCGTGACCCACGCCTACGACGTGCTGAGCGATCCCGATCAGCGCGCGCGCTACGACATGGGAGGCGGCGATTCGCCGTTCGGCGGTGGCGGCGCGAACTTCGGCGGCTTCAGCGACATCTTCGAGACGTTCTTCGGAGCCGCCGCCGGCGGGCGGCAGGGGCGTCCGCGCTCGCGCCGGGAGCGGGGTCAGGACGCTCTCGTCCGGGTGACGCTGGAGCTGAAGGACGTCGTCTTCGGGGTGCACCGCGACCTCGACGTCGACACGGCCGTCCTGTGCGAGACCTGCCAGGGCTCGTGCTGCCAGCCCGGCACGTCGCCCGTCACGTGCGACATCTGCCACGGCACGGGCCAGGTCCAGCGCCAGGTGCGCAGCCTCCTCGGCAACGTCGTCACGAGTCAGCCCTGCAACGTCTGCCAGGGCTACGGCACGACGATCCCGTACCCCTGCGCGACCTGCCAGGGCCAGGGCCGCGTGCGAGCGCGCCGTACCGTGTCGATCGACATCCCCGCCGGCGTCGAGACCGGCCTGCGCCTTCAGCTTCCGGGATCC
This region includes:
- a CDS encoding helix-hairpin-helix domain-containing protein, whose protein sequence is MTTGDDTGRDRRRLGVGAAIVVVLVTLAITVGVGILRGAGAPVQEVPVDSPVATDAAAEASVFVHVSGAVAAPGLYVLADHARVVDAIAAAGGFTDGADEAAVNLARPLSDGEQLVVPVVGAEPAPGEVGTGSVPAGDGRVNLNTADAGELDTLPRIGPAMAERIIQWRKANGGFTSVEDLLAVPGIGDRMLEALRDLVTV
- a CDS encoding ComEC/Rec2 family competence protein, encoding MTVSPAARRRLRRLRLLAVAGWAWSVAIVATLAPAMAGFLALAGWAITAGTVALIPRRHGTALVALVLALAAGSAVASHVALAEPARDDLRSVVGGGRAIEVTATVVGKVEQRASRELAFDAVVTIVRAGRADVPGHDLPIGIRVHPEEVEGLAELDVGAIVVAAGSTRATDAGERAVVDLLAGRGVAVVQPPVGLLAAAGALRHGLTAAAEGLPEPGGGLLPGLAVGDTTLVEPSLDEAMTSSSLSHLTAVSGANCALVVGTAFAAAALAGASRGVRIAASMAALGGFVVLVTPEPSVSRAAVMAAVAMLAVALGRPAVGISVLSLAVTVLLIGDPWLATSLGFALSAVATASLLLLARPLASGLERWMPRSLALGLSVPIAAQLACGPLLVLIDPTVPLYGVVANLLAAPAAPAATVVGLAACLALSIPVLQSGLAAIAWVPSAWIAATAHTFADVPGGALPWLEGWPGALALAGLGAVGAVLTLRRVPPALRTVSALLAAAVVGVLTGSSALGTVAGPLTLPANWTILACDVGQGDAVLIRSAGEVALIDTGPEPEALSGCLDRAGVGRLDLLVLTHFDLDHAGGSAAVIGRVAHVRHGPPTSAADEALLRDFDSAGASVAPAVAGEHGGLGAAQWRIRWPPAGSRAFPGGNDASVVVDIAGGGVPHALFLGDLSASPQRGLAASGTLRPPYEVVKVAHHGSADQAPELYERIDPAVALVTVGSDNGYGHPRRETLDLLADLGAVLARTDDQGMLALWHESSGAVAVWRERGDVSTAD
- the holA gene encoding DNA polymerase III subunit delta — its product is MATSSRRAAPAKVRSAIPQLPWRNPQPAPIVLVSGPEEVCAERAISTLRDYLRAEDPSLEVSDVRADDYASGTLLSVTSPSLFGEPRLVRVSGVEKCSDSFLAEAISYLAAPQEGATVVLRHTGATVRGKKLLDAIRAGTGGGVEIACPAVKRDSDRFDFAAGEFQAAKKRIAPIALRTLVSAFADDLTELAAACQQLVADVPGDITEQVVERYYGGRVETSAFTVADTAIAGRYGDALIALRHALASGADPVPLVAAIAMKLRTMARVAGSRESSVAVASRLGLKDWQVDRARRDLVGWSEYSLGMAIQAAARADAEVKGASRDPVFSLERLVTVIATRAPYGS
- the rpsT gene encoding 30S ribosomal protein S20 gives rise to the protein MANIKSQIKRNKTNEKAHERNKAVKSELKTLVRQTREAIAAGDKAAAEKSLSKATRKLDKAVSKGVIHRNQAANRKSAISKQVAAL
- a CDS encoding alpha/beta hydrolase; its protein translation is MTVQVVLVHGIRTSATMWRAQVEHLERRGNPVTAVDLPGHGSRRAEDFTLDGAFATIDEAVRAAAEQGPVLLSGHSMGGLLGIEYVGAEIPPPVAGFIAVSCTAVPRGVGLAAYRMLARGFDSLPDRGMWLTDRMLDRILPAETRADFGAGGYALDAQDVALRSLSVLDLLAALGRIDVPLWFVNGQYDQLRVSERLFLRVAPQAELIVVPRTTHHVTVMRPEVFNAVLELALATLEASGSASAGG
- a CDS encoding aminotransferase class I/II-fold pyridoxal phosphate-dependent enzyme, translated to MPRLADHILGMPGSGVRHILEQALRLDDAIILAVGEPGEEPAPAIREAAAAAWREGHVRYGPNGGIAPLRRAIVDRLDQANGVRVDVEQVWVTVGATQALHQAMSLTLAPGDEVLVPDPGYTTFTMNAHMLAAVPVPYALSPERGFQPDLAQLEALVTDRTRLLIVNSPSNPLGSTFEPSTIQALLDFAARHDLWVLSDECYEAFTYGIPHVSPASLDADDRVFSVFSTSKTYAMTGARVGWLVTPRGFSATMLRVQESAISCVDMPAQHAALEAITGSQDHVRAAAAHYRENLVAATALLDERGLTYLAPTGAFYLWIDVSHATDGDVAAWAERFLHEHRVAVAPGSAFGRTGEGWIRVCCAARRDDLLEGLGRLPAPGA